A segment of the Dehalococcoidia bacterium genome:
TTCGATCTGCGCACTTCGAGCGTGAGGACCTCCTGGTCATACTCGAGCGCCGTCTCGATCGCCGCGATGACGAGCCGCTCGCCGATGCCGATGCGTCGATACTCGTCGCGCACGGCGACGGTGACGATGTGCGCCTCTCCGACGAGCAGCCAGATGCCGATGAACCCGAGCACGCGTTCGGCGGCGGCATCGCCGTCGCTGCCGACGATGCGTCGAATGGCGCTCCAGAGCCCGGGCGACGCGGCGCCTTCCGCGGCCGGCTCGTCACGCAGTTCGTTGATCACGAAGTAGCGCGCGACCTTGTTTTGCAGCTCGCGGCGGTACGCGGTCTGCGGCCACATCGACGGGAAGGACTCGCGTTCGATATCCATCACCTGGGCGATGTCGTCCGCGTTCATGGGCCGGATCGCGGTTCGGAGAAGCGTGCGCATGTTCGACCGATCAGGTGCCCTTCAGGTGATCATTCTAACGAAGCGCCGAAGACTATCGCCTCATTCGGGCAGCGACGGACGGTCGACGTCTTCGTAGAGCTGCCGGTAGCGCGCATAGTTCTCCATAACGAGCTTCACGTAGAGCCGCGTCTCGTCGAACTCCAGGTCTTCGACGAAGAGGTCCAGGTCGTCGCCGGCGGAGTCGATCGCATTGAACGACGTACCGGGGCCGCCGTTGTAGGCGGCGAGCGCGTGGTACACGTTGCCATCGAACTGGGCGAGCTGGTCGGCCAGGTAGCTGGCGCCGAAGCGCAGGCTCAACCGCGGACGAAAAAGATCCGCGACGGTGAAGCCGAACACGCCCAGATCGTCGGCGATGGCGCGCCCGGTGCCTTCGATCACCTGGGTCAACCCGAGCGCGCCGGCGGTCGAGCCGGCCTCCGGGTCGTAGTAGCTTTCCTGCCGGACGAGCGCGAGCAGGAGCAGCGGCGACACGTCGTGCTCGTCGGAGGCGTCCTGGACGAGGTCCGCGTACGCCTGCGGGTACGCGACGCGGAGCAGGTCATCGGGTGGTTCGCCCTTGTCGTCGTCGCGCAACTCGGCGAGGAGCCTCGTCGCGGCGCGGGCAGCGAATGCGGGATCGCCTTCTTCCTCGAACCGGCGCGTCACGTGAAACAATCCCGCTACGCTTGCCGCTGCGTCGTCGATCAGCGACAGATAGACGGCGTCCCCCTGCGGGCGGAGGCCGACGGACCGCAACTCGCGCGCGAGGTCCCAGCGTGCGTCGATCGCTGGCGGCGTGGCATCCGGGTCGACTGCATACGTCTCTTCAAAGTACTCGGCAATGTCGCCCCAGTCGATGTCGTCATCTTTGACATCGACGTCCTTCACGCCGTCGTCGTTGTCTTCGAGAAGCACTTCCGCACGGAGCGCGTAGAAGTTATCCGGCGCGTCCTGCACGAGTTGCTGCAGGGTCTGTTCGCCGGCGGGATTACCGGCTGCCATCTGCGCGCGTCCCTGCCAAAAGCGCGCCTTCGCCCGCGCTTCGTCGTCGGTAGCCGTGGTGGCGATGGCGCCCCATGCGAAGGCAGCGCCGGCGGGATCGCCGTTGCGATAGAGCACCATGCCGCGGTGGAAGTTGGCGTCGGCGGCCCATTCTGACGCCGGGTACTCGGCGACAAGCTGCGCGAACGCGGCGCCAGCTTCGTCGTAGCGGCGCGCCACTTCGAGCAGGCGCGCGCGCCACCAGAGGGCGTCATCGGACTGCGGTGATGCCGGATCGAGATCGTGCGCGCGCTGATACGCGGCGATCGCCGGTTCGACGTTGCTTTCGCGCTCTTCGATGGCGCCGACGTAGTACGAGGATTGCGCGGCGCGGTCGCCGGCGGCGATCGCGCGCCCGAACGCCTCGCGCGCGGCGGTGTTTCGGAACGCGCGATAGTGCACCAGTCCGCGGTCGTAGTCGCGGACCGGCACCGCCGCCGCATCAAGCGCCGCCAGTGCGTCGGTGGCCGCGGCGCCGGCAGGATAGCCCGCGACGACAGAGGCGTAGTCATCGACCCAGGTGACGTCGCCCAGACGCTGCTTGATCGCGGCGCTGCGGGCACGGGCCGTCGCCACGTCAGCGCCGGACGTCGCCGCGCGCGTATACCAGGCGAGCGCGTTGGCATCGGCGCCGCCCTGCTCGAACGCGCCCCCGACGCTGATCATGAAGGAGTTCTTGAATTCGCTGCGCAAATCGCTTGCCATCACGGCCTGCGCTGCCGCTTCCGCTTCGTCAAAGCGCCCGAGGCGCGCGAGCATCTTCGCGCGCTCGACCTGCGCGAATGCTGATGCGTCGCCGCCTGCGTTGATGTACAGCTGGTAACTATCGAGCGCGCCCTGGGGATCGGCGAGATCGTCGAGCACCGAAGCGAACAGGAAGCGCGCCGGCGATCCGTCGGCGGCAGCGCCGGCTTCGATGAGGTAGGCGCCGAGCACGTCGCGTGCCTCCGCAAAGCTGCCGCCACGCTGGAGGAGCTGCGCCTGCGAAAAGCGCGCCTGCTGGCGGTCCTCGCCGTCGCTTTCCGCCGCGATCGATGCGTAGACGCCGATCGCGCCCTCGAAGTCGCCCTCGTAGCGCAGTTGGTCGCCGAGGTTAGGGTCGGCGGGCGAGGGGGAGGGCGTGGGCATGGGGATCGCGGGGGCGGGCGTCTCGCGCACCGCTGTGGGCGTCGGCGCCGGATCGCCGGAGTCGAAGCACGCGGGCGATGCCATCGCGACGAACGCGGCGGCTGCAACAGCGAGCGGGCGCGCGACCGTGCGGGGACGCGTGAGATGCATATCGCTCCCTGGTGGGCGCGGGTTTTGACAGGGATCAGGGGCAATGGTAACCTCGGATCGAAGGCGGTCGCAATCTGAAACCGCCCAATTCTCCCTTATGAACTTGCTGCGGCTGACCCTGATTGACTCCGCCGGCGGCGTCAGCTTCGTGGCGCATGGCGAGGCGCTTCCAGCGCTCCTGCGTGCGTGCGCGAACGGCGCTCGCGAGATCGACGACCTGCTGGTGCGCGCCGAGCCGTATTACCACGGGCTGCGCGAACGCATTGCCAATGGAATGGCAATGTTCGATGAGCGCAATACGCCCGGGAACTACGACGCCATCCACGACGCCCTGGAACGGGCCCAACCCGAAGAATCGCCGCTCTTCCGCATCGTCGATGATGTGACGCGGGAAGCGAGCCTGCGTCCGGTGAAGGCGGGCGCGGTGATCATCAACCTGATGGACCGGCGGATCATTCAGCTCCAGAACGCCTACAAGGAGATCCGGCGCACCGGGCGGGGCCGCATCTTCGATGGAGAGCGGCTGACGGACAGCGTGTTCACGTACCGTCTGCCAAAAGACTGGGCGCTCGTACCCTAGACATCGCGCGAACTCGCGATACTCCCGTCACTCCGCCGATGCCCATTTGCATCTGATCTGCACGCGGTCCATCGCGTATGCTTGCCGCATGCAAGAGCCTCGGGATCGTTGGACGGGGCGTCCCGTGTGGGCGGAAATCGACCTCGACGCGCTGTCGCACAACGTGCGCACGCTCGCCGAACCCGCGGCGCCAGCCCGGTTGTACGCGATCGTCAAGGC
Coding sequences within it:
- a CDS encoding transglycosylase SLT domain-containing protein, whose product is MHLTRPRTVARPLAVAAAAFVAMASPACFDSGDPAPTPTAVRETPAPAIPMPTPSPSPADPNLGDQLRYEGDFEGAIGVYASIAAESDGEDRQQARFSQAQLLQRGGSFAEARDVLGAYLIEAGAAADGSPARFLFASVLDDLADPQGALDSYQLYINAGGDASAFAQVERAKMLARLGRFDEAEAAAQAVMASDLRSEFKNSFMISVGGAFEQGGADANALAWYTRAATSGADVATARARSAAIKQRLGDVTWVDDYASVVAGYPAGAAATDALAALDAAAVPVRDYDRGLVHYRAFRNTAAREAFGRAIAAGDRAAQSSYYVGAIEERESNVEPAIAAYQRAHDLDPASPQSDDALWWRARLLEVARRYDEAGAAFAQLVAEYPASEWAADANFHRGMVLYRNGDPAGAAFAWGAIATTATDDEARAKARFWQGRAQMAAGNPAGEQTLQQLVQDAPDNFYALRAEVLLEDNDDGVKDVDVKDDDIDWGDIAEYFEETYAVDPDATPPAIDARWDLARELRSVGLRPQGDAVYLSLIDDAAASVAGLFHVTRRFEEEGDPAFAARAATRLLAELRDDDKGEPPDDLLRVAYPQAYADLVQDASDEHDVSPLLLLALVRQESYYDPEAGSTAGALGLTQVIEGTGRAIADDLGVFGFTVADLFRPRLSLRFGASYLADQLAQFDGNVYHALAAYNGGPGTSFNAIDSAGDDLDLFVEDLEFDETRLYVKLVMENYARYRQLYEDVDRPSLPE
- the rimI gene encoding ribosomal protein S18-alanine N-acetyltransferase, whose amino-acid sequence is MNADDIAQVMDIERESFPSMWPQTAYRRELQNKVARYFVINELRDEPAAEGAASPGLWSAIRRIVGSDGDAAAERVLGFIGIWLLVGEAHIVTVAVRDEYRRIGIGERLVIAAIETALEYDQEVLTLEVRRSNDAAQLLYVKYGFDRVGLRKRYYTDNNEDAVLMTTPDIGSGGFLTLFDALKQQHRAKNPDLWS